The genomic region TCCTCGTCGCCGATGATGGGGCGGGCGAGCGAGATCGCGACGTCACTCATGTCGCGGACTCTGCATCCGCGGTCTCAAGGCCGAGGGAATCACCGTTCTCCACGTAGACCTCTCCGGTTTTCGGGCAACGCCATTTGTCACACTTCTGAGCCTCAAGTGGGACCCCTGAGCGACCGACCCATCCGATTCGTCGGGCCGGCACACCCGCGACCAGTGCAAAATCGGGAACATCGCTGGTGACGACGGCGCCAGCAGCGACCAGAGCCCAGCGGCCGATGGAAACGGGTGCCACGCAGACACTGCGCGCCCCGAGTGAGGCGCCCGTCCCTAAGACGACCCCGACCGGGCTCCAGTCGGAAGCGCTTTTGCTCGTTCCATCGGGGTTGATAGCCCTGGGATGGGTGTCATTGGTCAAAATCGCGCCGGGTCCGACGAATGCGCCGTCCTCAATTACGGCCGGCTCATAGAGAAGAGCGTAGTTTTGTACTTTGACATAATCGCCGATCCGTACGCCGGGCCCGACGTAAGCACCGCGTCCCACGACGCATCCTCGCCCGAGAACGGCGTGCTCGCGGATCTGCGCGAGGTGCCAGACGACCGTGTCCGCACCGACGATTGCACCAGGGTGCACGTCGGCGGATTCAATTATCCGACTTGGAGTCACGAACTCAGATTCTCTGACGGAGGCCCTGGCAAACCCTTGTTCCAGCACACACCGCAACCACCCCCGCCTCAACTTCACGCACCAACAAAGCGGATCGGATGCGCCCTTCTCAGCGCCTCTGATGCCTGCGCAACTCTATACACACAGTGGTCAGGTTGCTACCCTTCGGGCTGGATTCCTGAGTGATTGTTCGTCGGTTTGAATTCGACCGGCGAGTGGCCGTCGCTGCGCGTAACTGGAATGCGTTGATTGGCGATGTACACATTCGGATTGAGCGTGTGCGGCATGCAAGTTTCCCTTTTTGATAACTGCGCGTCACGCCCCGAGGGGGAGATTAGGCGGCCAGGGACGGCGCTTCGGGCACTGGCAGTAGCGTGAGCGCGTGACGCGTCCCCACGGAGTCCGTGCTCAGTCCTTCGGATCAATCGCCGAGAGTTACGACCGCTTCCGGCCGGGCCCGCCGGGGGAAGCCCTGGACTGGGTGCTGCAGGACAATTGCCAGTCGGCGTTGGACCTCGGTGCGGGCACCGGTGCGATGACCCGGGTCCTGCTCCGTCGCGTGCCGGCGGTGACGGCGGTCGAGCCCGACCCGCGGATGCGGGAGGTGCTCACCGAGCGCGTGCCGGGGGCGACCGTGGTGGCCGGCCGCGCGGAGGAGATACCGCTCCCCGATGCCTCGGTGGACGCCGTCCTGGTGAGTTCGGCCTGGCACTGGATGGATCCGGAGCGCGCGCCCTACGAGGTGGCCCGGGTGCTGCGTCCCGGTGGCCGCTTCGGACTCCTCTGGAACGGCCGTGACCGGCAGGTGCGCTGGGTCGCCGACCTGGAGGAGATCGTGCGGGCGGGCACGGTCACCGAGGAAGAGAAGGCGGCGGCGGAGAGCACCCACCGCGATGAGGTGGACGGAGCCGCGCCGCCCCAGGACCGGCGACCGAGAGCCGTTCGGGTCCGGATGCCGGACGACGCGCCGTTCGGCGATACCGCGACCCACGTCGAGCGGTGGTCCCGGCCGATCAGTCCGGAGGACGTCGTCGGCCTCATCGGCACCTACAGCCGGATCATCGTCCTGCCCGAGGTTCAGCGGCAGGCACTGCTCGAGCGGGTCGCCGACTTCACCCGCACCGATCCCGCGCTGTCCGGCCGCGACACTGTCGACCTGCCGATGACCTGTCGCTGCTGGCGGGCCACCCGCGCCTGAGTCCCGCCTCGACCAGGAGTCAGCCGGACACCGTCAGCGAGCCGTGCATGAACGGATGCACGGTGCAGGTGAAGGGGTACTTACCCGGCTTCGTCGGTGCCGTGAAGCTCGACGTCTGACTCGAGGTGATCGTCGCCGACTTGAAGGCCCCGGTCGTCGACGTCACGTTGTGCGGCGCCGAGTCGTTGTTCACGACCTTGACCTTCGTGCCCGGCTTCACCGTCAGCGGTGCCCCGAACTTGAAGTTCTTGATCGTGATCGTGGCCGACGAGGTCGCCGCGCTCTTCGATGGCGACGAGGACGCTGACGCCTTCGACGAGGCCGACGGTGACGACGAGTTGGACGACGATCCGGAGCCGGAGGAGGAACAGGCCGCGGCGATCAGCAGGGCGAACGCGGCCACGCCAATGCGCAGAAGTGCTCTCATAACGGCAAGGTACGACCAATACCGGCGTTCGGTTCAGTGAACCGCCGAAGCTCCGGCTCCGTGTTATCCGGTGAAGGGGGGTAGGTGAGAGTGCCGCCTGAAGCCGATCTGATGCGCGTGCTGCACGACGAGCACGCGTCCGCGCTGTGGTCGTACGCCATGCGACTGACCAGCGGAGATCGAGGTCGGGCCGAGGACGCCGTCCAAGAGACGATGCTTCGGGCCTGGCGGCACCCCGAGGTCCTCGATTCGTCCCGAGGATCACCGCGGGGCTGGCTCTTCACCACCCTGCGGCACGTCGTCATCGATGAATGGCGGGCTCGCAGCGTCCGGCCGGAGAAGGTGACCGACCGGGTCCCCGAAGTGAGCGTGCCGGACGCCGCCGACACCGCCGTACAGTCGTGGCTGGTGGCCGACGCGCTCCGGCAGCTGTCGCCGTCACACCGCGAGGTGCTCGTCGAGTGCTTCTACCGGGGAATGTCGGTCGCCGAGGCGGCCGCCCGGCTGGGAGTGCCCCCTGGCACCGTGAAGTCCCGAACACACTATGCGCTACGCGCCCTGAAACTGGCGCTCGAGGAGATGGGGGTGACCGCGTGACCTGCTTCTACAGCCACGACGGCGCCTCCTACGTGCTGGGTGCGCTCAGCCCGGAGGAGCGACACCGCTTCGAGGAACACCTGCCGACCTGCCCCACCTGCACCGCCACGGTGCAGGAGTTCTCCGGCATGCCCGGCCTGCTCGCCCGGATTTCGTCCGAGGAGGCGGCCGACTCCGGTGCCGAAGCCGAGCCGCCGCCACCCTCGCTGCTGCCCCGGCTCCTCACCCAGGTGCACCGGGAGCGCCGTAGCGCCCGCTGGCGGGTGGTGGCCGTGGCCGCCGCAGCCGCCGCGGTCGTCGGGGTCGGCGGTGCCGCCATCATTTCCTCCGTCGACGACCACCCGGCCGGCCACCCGTCGGTCTCGGCGGTCACCAGCCGGCTGTTCACCATGAAGGCCGTCAACGGCGCACCGGTGCAGGCGACCGTGCGGCTGACGGACAAGGCCTGGGGTACGGCGATCGACATGCACTGCACCTACAGCGGCGACGCCACCGGCAGCGGGGGCGGCTGGGGTGGCGGCGGCGTGCAGTACGTGCTCGTCGCGACCGATCGCAACGGACACCGCCAGCAGCTGGCCACCTGGAAGGCCCTCCCCGAGAAGACGGTCAAGGTGCCGACCGCGGTCGCCATGCCGCGCAGCCAGCTCTCGTCGGTACAGGTCACCACCGGCTCCGGCGAGGTCGTGGCCAACCTCGCGCTGTAACGCGCGGGGGCAGGGTCCTGACGGGGACGGGCCTCCGGTGTGCGGATAATCGCCTATCCGCACCCGGAGGTTGCCCGTGACACGCGTCGCCGTACTCGACGACTACCAGGACGTGGCCGAGTCGCTCGCCGACTGGGCTTCGCTGCCGGACGGCACCGAGGTGGTGTTCTTCTCCTACCACCTCACCGACGTCGACGCGCTGGTCGAGCGGCTCGCCGAGTTCGACGTGGTGGTGCTGATGCGCGAGCGCACCGCCTTCCCGCGGTCGCTGATCGCGCGGCTGCCGCGGCTGAAGCTGATCGTCACCGCCGCGATGAGAAACGTCGCGATCGACGTCGACGCGGCCCGCGATCACGGCGTGGTGGTCAGCGGTACGGAAGGTTCGGGCGGCGCGACCCTCGACCTGACGTGGGGTCTGATCCTGGCGCTGCTGCGGCACCTGCCGGCCGAGGACGCGGCTCTGCGGGCCGGTCGCTGGCAGACCACCCTCGGGGTCGACCTCGCCGGCAAGACCCTGGGACTGCTGGGGTTGGGGCGGCTCGGCAGTGGGGTCGCCAGGGTCGGACGCGCCTTCGGGATGGAGGTCATCGCCTGGAGCGAGCACCTCACCGCCGAACGTGCGGCCGAGGTCGGCGCCACCCGGGTCGAGCGGGACGAGCTTTTCTCCGCCGCCGACATCCTCTCGATCCACGTCGTGCTGAGCGACCGCACCCGCGGCCTGGTGGGCGCGAAGGAACTGGCCGCGATGAAGCCCACGGCGTACCTGATCAACACCTCCCGCGGACCGATCGTCGACGAGACGGCGCTGATCGACGCTTTGCACGCGCGGCAGATCGCCGGCGCCGGCCTCGACGTGTACGACGTCGAGCCGCTGCCGATGACGCATCCGCTGCGGTCGGCGCCGCACACGGTGCTGACGCCGCACATCGGTTTCGTCACCCGGGAGACCTACCGGCAGTGGTACAGCGGCGCGGTTGAGGACATCGCGGCGTTTTTGTCCGGAAAGCCGATCCGAGTCCTTACGTAACATCGGTGTGAAAAACGTGCGTATACCGGTGCATTGCCGGAGACTGAAGACGTGCTAGCCGAGTACGACGAGCTCGACGCAGTCGGCAGCGCCTACGTCGAGCACCTGAGCGACACCGACCTGCGCACGCTGGTCGGAGCCGACGGGGTGACGGTGGAGGAGCAGGACCGCCGCGTGCAGGCGCTGCGTCGCCAGCCCGCGCTTGTCCTCGACGTGCTCGCCCGGCCCGCCACGGTCGACGCCCTGCTCAACCTCGCCGGGACGACCGGTCGACGCAGCGAGCGGCTGACCTTCGTCTCGCCGTTCCTCGTCTTCGCCGCGGCCGTGCACCGGACCGCCGCCGATCTCGGGCAGACCTACTACACGACCGAGCGCTCCGGGCCGCGGCTGCGGGTCCCGGTCTTCGACTCCGCCGACCTCGCCGCCTACCTCGCCCTGGCCCGCCGGCGGCTGTTCCTCATCGACCTGCTGGCGTCGTTCACCCGGGTGTCGAGCGGGGTGGCGTGGACCAAGACCTCCGGCGGATGGCAGCGGCGGCGGTGGAACGAGCTCGACCCGCTGCGCCTGGCCGCGCTGCTGGACGCCGTACCTGAAGATCAGAAGCCGGGCGTCTGGCGCCGGATGGGCGACCTGGCGCTCTTCCTCACCGGCGTGTTCCCGGATCGGGCGACGCCGAGCGGACCGTTCGACTCCAACCGGCTGGCGCGGCTGACCGGGCTGTCCCGGCCGCCCGAGGACGACGACCCGCTCGACCTGCTCGAGCGCTTCGGTGCGCGCTGGTATCTCATCGCCGCCGAGCGGGCGTTGGCGCAGACGTCGACGACCGCCGAGCTGCGTGACGCGGCCGAGCACTTCCACCAGGCGCGCCGGGTGCTCAACGCCGTCACCGACCGGTATCTCTTCCCGCTGTCCAACGACTGGTTCACGCCGCCGTCGTAACCCGCTCCGTTGCTGGCTGGCTGGTTGGTTGCTGGTCGACGGGTTGGTCGACCAAAACGCACTAGGAGTGCGTTTTGGGGGCCGGGCGCGGCGTGTCGCTGACCAAAACGCACTCCGAGTGCGTTTTGGGCGGGCGCCGGGCTGGGCAAGCGCCGGGGGAGCGGCGGGTCGCCGCACCCTGGACAAAACCCACTAGTAGTGGGTTTTGGACGGTCCGTACGGCGTGTCGTGGACCACAACCCACTAGTAGTGGGTTTTGTCCAGGCGTCCGACGGCTGGCGGGCCGGCGGCGCCGACGCTCGGTTGACAGGCCAAAGGGGGCACTCCTACGTTTACTCGGTAAGCGTTTCCCCAGAGGAGAAGTCGACCATGCCGGATCGGATCAAAATCGGGCTCGTAGGCACGGGCAACATCGCCAACTCGCATCTGCGGGCGATCAAGGCGCACGAGGGCCGGGCTGAGGTCGTCGCCGCCATGGACGTCGATCAGGGCCGGCTGGACGAGTTCTGTGAAAAGCACGACATCCCCAACAGCTACAAGTCGGTCGAGGACATGCTCGCCGCCGAGCAGCTCGACCTCGTCGACGTCTGCACCCCTCCCGGCGCCCACGCCGACCCGGCGATCGCCGCCCTCGACGCCGGCGCATCGGTGCTCGTCGAGAAGCCGCCGTGCCTCTCCCTCGAGGACTTCGACCGCATCGCCGAGGCCGAGAAGCGCAACAAGGGTCACTTCATCACGGTCTTCCAGCACCGGTTCGGATCGGCAGGCCGGCACGTCAAGCACCTGATCGACGACGGCTTGCTCGGCGCGCCCTACGTCTCCATCTGCCACACCCTCTGGTTCCGCGGCGACGCCTACTACGAGGTTCCGTGGCGCGGCCGGTGGGACACCGAGGGCGGCGGTCCGACCATGGGCCACGGCATCCACCAGATCGACCTGCTCGGTCATCTGCTGGGCGAGTGGACCGAGATCTCGGCGACCGCAGCGCGGATGGCGCGGCACGTGCAGACCGAGGACGTGTCCTTCGCCCACGTCAGCTTCGCCAGCGGCGCGATCGCCAGCGTCGTCAACAGCATCCTGTCGCCGCGCGAGGAGAGCTACCAGCGCTTCGACTTCGCTCGCGGCACCCTCGAGCTGACCCACCTCTACGGCTACGACGCGCAGAGCTGGCGGTTCACCCCGGCGCCCGGCGTCGAGGCGGGGCCGGAGATCTGGCCGGCTCCCGGCCCCGACGTCAAGAGCTCGCACGCGGCGCAGTACGGCGACATCCTCGACAGCCTCGAGCGGGGCGAGCGCCCCGGGTCGACGGGACCGGGCGCAAGGCGCACGCTGGAGCTCGTGACCGGCCTCTACGCGTCCGCCTTCACCGGCACCCGGGTACGCCGCGAAGACCTCAGCCCCGGCAACCCCTTCTACCACCGGCTGCACGGCGATCATCCCGACTGGGCGCCGACCGCGACCGCCTGACGACAACTTCCGAAAGGTCCGCCCGTGCCCCAGCCAGACTCCTCGATGCAGCTCGCCGAGACCGCGGACGCGGTCACGCTCGAAGCCGGTGGCGTCGAGCTGTTCCGCTACGTCGTCCAGCCCGACGTGCCGCAGTTGGAATCGCCGCACCCCTACATGCATCCGCTGCGTACGACGACCGGCGAGCTGGTCTCGCTCTACCGCCCGCACGACCATGTCTGGCACAAGGGCATCTCGCTCGCGCTGCCCAACGTCGACGACGCCAACTTCTGGGGCGGCCCGACCTACGTGCGCGACAAGGGCTACGTGCAGTTGCACAACAACGGCACGCAGCGCCATGACGAGTTCACGAAGGTCCACATCACCGACGGGATCGCCCGGATCGACGAGCAGCTGTCCTGGATCACCGAGCAGGGTGAGCACTGGATCGACGAGAAGCGCCGCTTCGGCGCCTACCTGCTCCCCGAGGAGTCGGCCTGGGTGCTGACTTTCGAGACGGCGCTGCACAATCGGCGCGAGACGCCGATCCAGTTCGGCAGCCCGACCACCGAAGGGCGCCCGGCCGCCGGCTACGGCGGCTTCTTCTGGCGCGGACCGCGGTCCTTCAACAACGGCAAGATCCTCGCGCCCGACACGTCCGGTGAGGCGCTGATGGGGCAGCGCGCCGAATGGCTCGGTTACGTCGGCAAGCACGACGGGATCGACGGCGCGGCCACCATCGTCTTCGTCGACAACACCGCCAACGTCCGGCACCCCACCCAGTGGTTCGTCCGCAGCGAGCCCTACGCCTGCGTATGCCCGGCGCCGTTCTTCGACGAGGTCCTCGACGTCCCGGCCGACGACACGCTGACCCTGCGCTACGACTTCCTCATCGGTTCGGGAAGCTGGGATCCGGCGCGGATCGGGCAGGTCGTCTCCGACCGGGTTCGCGGCGTCGACGCGCTCGGCCGGTCGTGACCGACCCGTCGCTCGCCTTTCCCGGAGCGACCGCGGTCACCGGCCTCGACGTCTATGACTGGTCCGGGCCGGACGGCGAACCGGGCGGCTCCGCACACGTCCACCTGCTGTGCACCGAGGCCTACATCGTCGTCAGCGGGTCCGGCCGGTTGCAGACCCTCGGCTCCGCGGGCTTCACCGAGACACCGCTCGCCCCGGCCGACGTGGTCTGGTTCACCCCCGGCACGATCCACCGGCTGGTCAACGAAGATGGCCTGAAGATCCTGGTCGTGATGCAGAACGCCGGCCTGCCCGAGGCCGGTGACGCCGTACTCACCTTCCCGCCGGAGATCCTCGCCGACCGTGAGCGCTACGCCGCCGCCGCGTCGCTCGCCGACGAGCGACACGTCTACGCCTCCGACGAGGCCGCGGCGCGACGCCGTAAGGACCTGGCGATCGAGGGCTTCGGTGAGCTGCGCCGCCGGGTCGAGGAGCACGGCCCGGGCGAGCTCGACGCCTTCTACGACGCCGCGCACAAGTTGGTGGCGCCGAAGCTCGAGGCCTGGGAGAGCCAGCTCAGTGCCGGAGCGGCGGCGGTAGCCGACCTGGCCGCGAAGCGCCTGGCGGCACTCCGGGGCGGCGACTACAGCCACCTCGGCGCGGCGGCGGTCGTCGCCGACGCGCCGTCCGGACCGAAGCTGGGGATGTGCGGCCGGCTCACGACCTACGACGGCTCTCTCTAGCAGGATTCAGCGGTTGCGGTAGGCGTCCGAGCGAGCGAACACGCCGACGACCTCGACGCGATGGTGGTCCTCGTCGATGCGGTAGAGGACGCGGTAGGTGCCGCGTCGCGCGCTGTGGCGATCGTCGAGCGGAGGGCGCAGGCGTCTACCTACGCGCTGCGGATTCTCCAGCAGCGGGCCGACGATGAATTCGTAAGCCGCAAAGGCTACTGGCTGTGGAAGTTGCTCAGCGAGCTGCCGACGTGCGGTTGGGGCAATCAGTAGGTCGTATCTGCGATCGTTCACGCACCGGCTCGCCGGGCAGCCATCGCTGCTGCAAGGTCCCGCTCGCTTTCACCCTCGCCTCGAGCGAGTTCGTCTTCGGCCGTACGAAGCGCATGCACCGCGTCCGAGTCCGACAGGACTGCGATGGTTTCCTCGAGCGACTCAAGGTCGTCGACAGCGAGGAGCACCGCCGTGGGCCGGCCGTGCACGGTCACCGTCACACGCTCGTGCTGCGCACCAACTCGCGCTACCAGGTCAGAGAGGTGGGCCTTAGCTTCCGCAATTGAACTCATCGCCGCCATGGTCATAAGTATGACCAAACATTTGGGTGATGTCTAGCCGCACCGCGCCGTTTTCGGGGCGTCTGTCGCAATCAGCCGCCGGCGGTGAGGGTCTTCAGCTGATCGAGCGACTCGCGCATGATCTGCGACAGGTCCCGGTCGCCCGGCTCATTGATCCAACGCTCGAACGCCACGCGGAAGACGGCGATCCCCGCCTCGGCCGCCAGACTCGACTCCGGGTCGGTGACGCCGCGTCGGCGTAACCCGTCGGCGAGAGCCGCCGACAGCGACGCCATCTTGATCAGTTCGCGCTCTCGCAGCTCCGCGTTGGCGACGATGACGGCCTGACGCTGACGGGAGAATGCGCGGCCCTCCCCGATCACCGCTGCGGCGGCGTCGAGTGCGGCCGCGATGGCCTCCATCGGCGAGGCGGAGTCGGGGGCACCGTCGAGGGCTCCCACCATGCGCTCCTGCAGGAACGCCGAACCGCCGAAGAGCACCTCGCGCTTGTCGGCGAAGTAGCGGAAGAAGGTCCGCGCCGTGAGGCCCGCGCGCTGGGCGATCTCGGCCACGGTCGTCTGCTCGAACCCGCGCTCGACGTAGAGCTCCATCGCCGCCTGTCGGAGCCGGCCGCTCGCGTCCGGCTCCCATCGACCCATGCCGTCAGTCTAGGTGATGACACGCGATGACATCAGCCTGTACAGTGATGTCATCAAGTGACATCAGGCCGGCTTGCGGGCCGTTGATCATCTGGAGGATTTCATGCGCATCTTCGTCACCGGAGCATCCGGCTGGATCGGTTCGGCCGTCATCCCGGAGCTCCTCGATGCCGGCCACAAGGTCGTCGGTCTCGCCCGCTCGGACACCGCGGCGGCAGCGGTCGCCGCACGCGGCGCCGAGGTCCACCGCGGCGGTCTCGACGACCTCGACGGCCTGCGTGCAGGGGCAGCCGCGTCCGATGGGGTCGTCCACCTGGGCTACAACCATGACTTCTCGCGCATGGAGCAGGCTGCGCAGACGGACCTGCAGGCGATCGAGGCCATCGGCGCGACCCTCGAGGGCACCGATCGGCCATTCGTCATCGCCTCCGGCGCAGCCGGGATCGCGTCCGGACGCGTCGCCACCGAAGAGGACATGCCAGACCTGGGCGCCCACCCGCGGGTCGCCAGCGCCCAAGCGGCGCTCTCCTTCGGCACCCGAGGGGTGCGCTCATCGATCGTGCGGTTCGCTCCGACGGTCCACGGCGCTGGCGATCACGGTTTCGTAGCCGCGCTGGTCGGCATCGCTCGGGACACGGGAGTGTCCGGCTACATCGACGACGGCGCCAACCGCTGGCCGGCGGTGCACCGACTCGATGCCGGCAGCCTCGTCCGGCTCGCCGTCGACGACGCACCCGCCGGTTCGGTCCTGCACGCCATCGCCGAGGAGGGTGTGCCGACCCGGGCCATCGCCGAGGCGATCGGTCGCGGCCTCGACCTGCCGGTGGTCTCCGTTCCGGCCGAGCAGGCGAGCAGCCACTTCGGCTTTCTCGGCGGCTTCTTCAGCGTGGATTGTCCGGCCTCGAACCGGCTGACGCGTGAACTGCTGGGGTGGACGCCGACGCAGCACGGTCTCATCGCAGACCTCGACGAGGGGCACTACTTCAACGGCCCGTCGACGCGTTGACTCCGCCGACGGTGGCCGATTAGTTGCGGCCTCAGAGCCGGGATCTCAGTACGGCGACCTCGGGGAACTCGTCCGGCGAGCCGTAGCCGTGCTCGGCCAGCCAGCGGACGTTGGTCAGGCATCGCAACGACCACCACGCGTGGATGAGGTCGCGGTCAACGTCGGTGCCGTAGCCGGCGACGACGTCGCCAACGTGCTCCTCGTGTCCGAGCGTCAAGATGGCGAGGTCGAACAGGGCATCGCCCTTGCTGGCCTCGGACCAGTCGATTACGCCGGTGACCTTGTCACCATCGACGAACACGTGGTCTACCTGCAGGTCGCCGTGCGTGAAGACAGGTGTCCACGGCCGGAGTGCGGCCTCGGCAACCCGGCGGTTACGCGTGACCACGTCGGGGGGAAGGACGCCGTTGGCGAGGAGCCACTCGCATTCGCCGTCGAGGCGCGATGCGAGCTCGTCGATGTTCGGACCGGGCCGTGGCGGCAGCGGCGCGTCGTGCAGCATCCGTACTGCGGCACCCGCCGCTGCCCACGCGGTGGGCGACGCGGTCGACGGCTCACCGAGGTGGCCGAGTGCGATCCCGGGGAGGGCGGCGAGCGCGAGCACGGGCGGCTTCCGCCACAGGACCTCCGGAGTCGGGATCGGCGCCATATCCATCGCCTCGACCTCGACGTCGATGCGCGTCTGATCAGCGTCGATCTTCAGGAACACGTCACCGACGCGCAGGGTCGTGCGCTCGCTATGGGCGACGACGACCTTGACCTCCTCCATGTCGGCCATTGTCGCGTGATGACCACCGACGTCGCCACGTGTTTTGTCGCGTGCGGAACCCGACCCGGCTGATGTCTCGACGCGGACGGCTAGACCGGTGATGTCGCGGAGATCTCGACACCCCGCTGACGCTGTACCTCGCGCGCCGTGCGCTGGTAGCGGACCATGTCGACCGAGAGCACGATCAGCGCCACCCAGACCAGCGCGAAACCCATCAGCCGCAGCGCCGGCATCGGCTCGTGGAAGACGAGGACGCCGAAGGCGAACTGCATCACCGGCGTGACGTATTGCAGCAGCCCGAGCGTGACCAGCGGCAGCCGCCGTGCCGCGCCGGCGAAGAACAGCAGCGGTACGGCGGTCACGACGCCGGCGCCGACGAGCAGAACCGCCTGCGCCACACCGGAATGCCCGAAACTACTGCGCCCGTCCGCGGCGAGGAAACCCAGATAGACCAGCGACGGGATCAGCAGCGTCGCCGTCTCGACCGTGAGGCTGTGCGACGCGGGCGCACCGACGTGCTTCTTGATCAGGCCGTACGAGCCGAAGGAGAAGGCCAGCGTCAACGCGATCCAGGGCGGGTGGCCGTAGTCGACGGCGAGGACGAGCACGGACACGGCACCGAGGCCGACCGCCGCCCACTGCACCGGGCGCAGGTGCTCGCGCAGCACCAGCACGCCCAGCAGGACCGTGACGAGCGGGTTGATGAAGTAGCCCAGCGACGTCTCCACGACCTCGCCGTGGTTGACGCCCCAGATGTAGACGCCCCAGTTGGTCGCGATGAGGATCGCGCCGAGCGCCATCAGTGCGAGCCGTCCCGGCTGGTGCAACAGTTCGCGGATCCACCGCCAGTTGCGTTGCACGGCGAGGATCGCGATCACTACGACCAGCGACCACACCACCCGGTGGGCCAGGATCTCCAGCGCACCGGCAGGACGCACCCATGGCCAGTAGAGGGGGAAGAGCCCCCACATCACGTAGGCCGCGGCGCCGAAGAGCAGTCCTTTGCGTCCCTCGGTCATCGGCGGGACGTCAGCCGACGATCCAGGTATCCGACCCGTGCAGCAGACCGGTCAGGTCCGCGTCCTTGGCTGCGGTCGCGTCCTCGACCTGCTCGCGCATGCTGTCGTCGTACGCCGACCGCTCGACCGACCGGAAGACGCCGACCGGCGTGTAGTGCAGGTCGCTGCCGGACAGCCGGGACAACGAGAAGGCGTAGCTCGGGTCGTCGGCGTGGGCATCGTGCACGACGATCCGCGGGTCGTCGTCGGCGACGTCCTCGGCGATCTGCAGGCTGCCGGTCGCCGGGTCGCGCACGACACCCTTCGTGCCGTCGCGGCCGAAGCGCAGCGGCTCGCCATGCTCCATCCGGATCGTCCAGTCGTCGCGCGTCTCCGGGTCCTTGAGCAACTCGTAGGCGTCGTCGTTGTAGATGTTGCAGTTCTGGTAGATCTCGACGAGCGCCGTGCCGCGGTGCTGGGCCGCGGCCTGCAGGACCGAGGTCAGCTGCTTGCGGTCGGAGTCGATGGCGCGCCCGACGAAGCTGGCCTCCGCGCCGAGCGCGAGCGACACCGGGTTGAACGGTGCGTCGAGCGACCCGAGCGGGGTGGACTTCGTGATCTTGCCGACCTCCGACGTCGGTGAATACTGCCCCTTGGTGAGGCCGTAGATCCGGTTGTTGAACAGCAGGATCT from Mycobacteriales bacterium harbors:
- the rarD gene encoding EamA family transporter RarD gives rise to the protein MTEGRKGLLFGAAAYVMWGLFPLYWPWVRPAGALEILAHRVVWSLVVVIAILAVQRNWRWIRELLHQPGRLALMALGAILIATNWGVYIWGVNHGEVVETSLGYFINPLVTVLLGVLVLREHLRPVQWAAVGLGAVSVLVLAVDYGHPPWIALTLAFSFGSYGLIKKHVGAPASHSLTVETATLLIPSLVYLGFLAADGRSSFGHSGVAQAVLLVGAGVVTAVPLLFFAGAARRLPLVTLGLLQYVTPVMQFAFGVLVFHEPMPALRLMGFALVWVALIVLSVDMVRYQRTAREVQRQRGVEISATSPV
- a CDS encoding 2-oxoacid:ferredoxin oxidoreductase subunit beta; its protein translation is MSEQVDLEFPGLAGVPATETKESAKDFKTDQEVRWCPGCGDYAILAAIQGFMPKLGVRRENIVMLSGIGCAARLPYYMNTYGMHSIHGRAPAIATGLAATRPDLSVWVITGDGDALSIGGNHLIHALRRNVNVKILLFNNRIYGLTKGQYSPTSEVGKITKSTPLGSLDAPFNPVSLALGAEASFVGRAIDSDRKQLTSVLQAAAQHRGTALVEIYQNCNIYNDDAYELLKDPETRDDWTIRMEHGEPLRFGRDGTKGVVRDPATGSLQIAEDVADDDPRIVVHDAHADDPSYAFSLSRLSGSDLHYTPVGVFRSVERSAYDDSMREQVEDATAAKDADLTGLLHGSDTWIVG
- a CDS encoding phosphotransferase, yielding MEEVKVVVAHSERTTLRVGDVFLKIDADQTRIDVEVEAMDMAPIPTPEVLWRKPPVLALAALPGIALGHLGEPSTASPTAWAAAGAAVRMLHDAPLPPRPGPNIDELASRLDGECEWLLANGVLPPDVVTRNRRVAEAALRPWTPVFTHGDLQVDHVFVDGDKVTGVIDWSEASKGDALFDLAILTLGHEEHVGDVVAGYGTDVDRDLIHAWWSLRCLTNVRWLAEHGYGSPDEFPEVAVLRSRL
- a CDS encoding SDR family oxidoreductase; translated protein: MRIFVTGASGWIGSAVIPELLDAGHKVVGLARSDTAAAAVAARGAEVHRGGLDDLDGLRAGAAASDGVVHLGYNHDFSRMEQAAQTDLQAIEAIGATLEGTDRPFVIASGAAGIASGRVATEEDMPDLGAHPRVASAQAALSFGTRGVRSSIVRFAPTVHGAGDHGFVAALVGIARDTGVSGYIDDGANRWPAVHRLDAGSLVRLAVDDAPAGSVLHAIAEEGVPTRAIAEAIGRGLDLPVVSVPAEQASSHFGFLGGFFSVDCPASNRLTRELLGWTPTQHGLIADLDEGHYFNGPSTR
- a CDS encoding type II toxin-antitoxin system RelE/ParE family toxin translates to MNDRRYDLLIAPTARRQLAEQLPQPVAFAAYEFIVGPLLENPQRVGRRLRPPLDDRHSARRGTYRVLYRIDEDHHRVEVVGVFARSDAYRNR
- a CDS encoding TetR family transcriptional regulator, with protein sequence MGRWEPDASGRLRQAAMELYVERGFEQTTVAEIAQRAGLTARTFFRYFADKREVLFGGSAFLQERMVGALDGAPDSASPMEAIAAALDAAAAVIGEGRAFSRQRQAVIVANAELRERELIKMASLSAALADGLRRRGVTDPESSLAAEAGIAVFRVAFERWINEPGDRDLSQIMRESLDQLKTLTAGG
- a CDS encoding type II toxin-antitoxin system Phd/YefM family antitoxin — protein: MAAMSSIAEAKAHLSDLVARVGAQHERVTVTVHGRPTAVLLAVDDLESLEETIAVLSDSDAVHALRTAEDELARGEGESERDLAAAMAARRAGA
- a CDS encoding cupin domain-containing protein; amino-acid sequence: MTDPSLAFPGATAVTGLDVYDWSGPDGEPGGSAHVHLLCTEAYIVVSGSGRLQTLGSAGFTETPLAPADVVWFTPGTIHRLVNEDGLKILVVMQNAGLPEAGDAVLTFPPEILADRERYAAAASLADERHVYASDEAAARRRKDLAIEGFGELRRRVEEHGPGELDAFYDAAHKLVAPKLEAWESQLSAGAAAVADLAAKRLAALRGGDYSHLGAAAVVADAPSGPKLGMCGRLTTYDGSL